A single window of Gossypium hirsutum isolate 1008001.06 chromosome A10, Gossypium_hirsutum_v2.1, whole genome shotgun sequence DNA harbors:
- the LOC107939272 gene encoding glycine-rich RNA-binding protein RZ1C isoform X2, producing MAGKEENRIFVGGLSWDVTERQLEHAFSPFGKILESQIMLERDTGRPRGFGFITFADRRSMDEAIREMHGRELGERTISVNKAQPKMGEDLDHGYRGGYSSSGRGRYAGGDRPVAQDECYKCGRFGHWARDCPSAGGGRVGSGGMFSSRSRYGGADDRGDRFRDRDRYIDDRYDGGRYGDRDRFDSRDDRYGSRDRYISDRYPPTGDRFGDRYAGSDRFPQNGFGKERGYRDAAPRGNDRYGAGGPARNDGRSYRNRAGPYDRPGMGGRPSSFDRY from the exons atggCGGGGAAAGAAGAGAACCGAATATTTGTGGGAGGATTGTCATGGGATGTCACTGAACGACAGCTTGAGCATGCGTTTAGTCCATTTGGCAAAATCCTTGAATCTCAG ATCATGTTGGAAAGAGATACTGGGCGTCCACGTGGATTTGGATTTATCACGTTTGCTGATCGCCGGTCCATGGATGAAGCTATCAGGGAGATGCATGGACGGGAGCTGGGGGAACGCACCATTTCAGTGAATAAGGCTCAACCCAAGATGGGTGAAGATCTTGATCATGGTTATAGAGGAGGTTACTCATCAAGTGGCAGGGGTCGCTATGCAGGTGGAGACAGGCCTGTAGCACAGGATGAATGCTACAAATGTGGGCGTTTTGGGCACTGGGCCCGAGATTGCCCTTCAGCTGGTGGTGGCCGAGTTGGGAGTGGCGGCATGTTCTCTTCAAGGTCAAGATATGGTGGGGCTGATGATCGTGGTGATCGCTTCAGAGATCGTGATCGATACATAGATGACCGTTATGATGGTGGACGCTATGGAGATAGAGACCGTTTTGACAGTAGAGATGATAGATATGGAAGCCGTGATCGTTATATTAGTGACAG GTATCCACCTACTGGAGATCGATTTGGTGATCGTTATGCTGGTTCTGATCGTTTTCCTCAAAATGGTTTTGGCAAAGAGAGAGGGTATCGAGATGCTGCTCCAAGAGGTAATGATAGGTATGGAGCAGGAGGGCCAGCGCGAAACGACGGAAGAAGCTACCGGAACAGGGCTGGCCCTTATGATCGTCCGGGCATGGGAGGTCGCCCGTCTTCATTTGACCGCTATTAA
- the LOC107939273 gene encoding protein SEEDLING PLASTID DEVELOPMENT 1: MRALNSRFVLIDITNNAASWRYRQRHSHFITSARGGAHQRPYMPPLKQSQASVLRTPQIRKPSDRTTSSNGSSLDCPNPASTSRMESCTELDLFLEMLPSRMRSELNGHEEIGELIEVVMDLGRKPLARFPSGDWVISEQPVKHEDLKHATSKVGDFSDDNRSGIDRSLHRISAIRNRKLQIIGLTCRVGRAVSGSAEIIRDLIEGGGSILVIGPPGVGKTTLIREIARMLADEHMKRVVIVDTSNEIGGDGDVPHEGIGRARRMQVPNVNMQHNVMIEAVENHMPETIIIDEIGTELEALAASTIAQRGVQLVGTAHGMTIDNIIKNPSLQILVGGIESVTLGDEEARKRKVQKTILERKGPSTFTCAVEMTSRTECRVHHRLDATVDAILAGKSPLFEIRQMEPEANVPLKSTVVHKIDHLEESDMLVNDEKGAEVDYSEEDEQSDLLVNEEKFAEVDFSDEDEDYLPKPKRKQRFTGSASRRTLPIFVYTYKILEADLLQVATVMGLEDEIDVTDDIGMADAILASASEIKQNPWIRGVAKFHKLPMFVIKSNTMAQMVKAVRMILERESYASRSRLLDRDSSDIEIEDDAPKRKPTLEEIDALEEVRLAIEYIVIPGGEPVELLPRRSEIIARQLELVKSYQLDAENSGTELNPRLQILPHRLNKKVSSKSLKATSNLRNETGSKPLTDSCGGTSVTRLPFLPE; this comes from the exons ATGAGAGCTTTGAATTCGAGATTTGTTCTTATTGACATCACCAACAACGCCGCTTCATGGCGCTACCGTCAGAGGCATTCCCACTTCATCACGTCCGCGCGCGGCGGAGCTCATCAAAGACCATATATGCCGCCTTTGAAGCAATCTCAAGCCTCTGTTCTCCGGACCCCACAGATCCGTAAACCCTCCGATCGAACTACGTCCTCCAATGGGTCGTCGTTGGATTGCCCGAACCCAGCTTCGACTTCCCGGATGGAGTCATGTACGGAGCTCGATTTGTTCCTCGAGATGTTGCCGTCGAGGATGAGGAGTGAGCTTAACGGGCATGAAGAGATTGGGGAGTTGATTGAGGTGGTTATGGATTTGGGGAGGAAACCTCTCGCTAGGTTTCCTTCGGGGGATTGGGTTATTTCGGAACAACCTGTTAAGCATGAAGATTTAAAGCATGCAACATCTAAG GTTGGTGACTTTTCAGATGACAACCGTTCGGGTATTGATAGATCTTTACATCGCATTAGTGCTATTAGAAACCGTAAATTGCAAATTATTGGCCTCACTTGCCGTGTGGGTCGAGCTGTGTCTGGAAGTGCTGAGATTATCCGTGACTTGATCGAAGGAGGAGGTTCCATCCTCGTCATAGGTCCTCCAGGAGTTGGTAAAACAACCTTAATCAG AGAAATAGCTAGAATGTTGGCAGATGAACACATGAAACGTGTTGTCATTGTAGATACATCAAATGAGATTGGCGGTGATGGAGATGTCCCCCATGAAGGAATAGGGCGTGCAAGGAGAATGCAAGTTCCAAATGTAAATATGCAGCATAAT GTTATGATTGAGGCAGTTGAGAACCATATGCCAGAAACCATCATAATTGATGAGATTGGTACAGAGCTCGAAGCATTAGCTGCCAGCACTATTGCTCAACGAGGAGTTCAGTTGGTTGGCACGGCCCATGGAATGACCATTGACAACATAATCAAGAACCCTTCTCTACAGATCCTTGTTGGTGGCATCGAG AGTGTAACTCTTGGTGATGAGGAAGCAAGGAAAAGAAAAGTGCAAAAGACTATTCTCGAAAGGAAGGGCCCATCGACTTTTACATGTGCTGTTGAGATGACATCTAGGACTGAGTGTCGTGTTCATCATAGACTTGATGCAACGGTGGATGCTATACTGGCTG GGAAATCTCCTTTATTCGAAATCCGCCAGATGGAGCCTGAAGCTAATGTTCCTCTCAAGTCTACTGTAGTGCATAAAATTGATCATCTTGAAGAATCTGACATGCTTGTTAATGATGAAAAAGGTGCTGAAGTTGATTACAGCGAGGAAGATGAACAATCTGACTTGCTTgttaatgaagaaaaatttgcTGAAGTTGATTTTAGTGATGAAGATGAAGATTATCTTCCTAAACCGAAAAGGAAACAGAGGTTTACTGGATCTGCTAGCAGAAGGACCTTACCAATATTTGTTTATACTTACAAG ATCCTAGAAGCTGATCTCTTACAAGTAGCAACAGTAATGGGACTTGAAGATGAAATAGACGTCACTGATGACATTGGGATGGCTGATGCAATATTAGCATCTGCATCTGAAATAAAGCAGAATCCGTGGATTCGTGGGGTAGCAAAGTTTCACAAGTTGCCAATGTTTGTTATTAAG TCAAATACCATGGCACAAATGGTCAAAGCAGTGCGCATGATTCTCGAAAGGGAATCATATGCCTCAAGGTCAAGGCTTCTAGACAGAGATTCTTCTGATATTGAGATTGAAGATGATGCACCAAAACGAAAACCTACATTAGAAGAGATCGATGCCTTAGAG GAGGTTCGTCTGGCGATCGAGTATATCGTCATTCCCGGTGGTGAACCAGTGGAGCTTCTCCCGAGACGTTCCGAAATAATAGCCCGTCAACTTGAGCTTGTCAAAAGCTATCAGTTGGATGCAGAGAACTCAGGTACTGAGCTTAACCCAAGGTTGCAAATTCTTCCTCATAGATTGAACAAAAAGGTATCATCAAAATCCCTGAAAGCTACATCGAATTTACGAAACGAAACTGGCTCAAAGCCCCTAACTGATAGCTGCGGAGGAACAAGTGTTACTAGGCTTCCCTTCCTGCCTGAATAA
- the LOC107939272 gene encoding glycine-rich RNA-binding protein RZ1C isoform X1 has protein sequence MAGKEENRIFVGGLSWDVTERQLEHAFSPFGKILESQIMLERDTGRPRGFGFITFADRRSMDEAIREMHGRELGERTISVNKAQPKMGEDLDHGYRGGYSSSGRGRYAGGDRPVAQDECYKCGRFGHWARDCPSAGGGRVGSGGMFSSRSRYGGADDRGDRFRDRDRYIDDRYDGGRYGDRDRFDSRDDRYGSRDRYISDSTSVNNAGIHLLEIDLVIVMLVLIVFLKMVLAKREGIEMLLQEVMIGMEQEGQRETTEEATGTGLALMIVRAWEVARLHLTAINNCYAGSTFRLKQYA, from the exons atggCGGGGAAAGAAGAGAACCGAATATTTGTGGGAGGATTGTCATGGGATGTCACTGAACGACAGCTTGAGCATGCGTTTAGTCCATTTGGCAAAATCCTTGAATCTCAG ATCATGTTGGAAAGAGATACTGGGCGTCCACGTGGATTTGGATTTATCACGTTTGCTGATCGCCGGTCCATGGATGAAGCTATCAGGGAGATGCATGGACGGGAGCTGGGGGAACGCACCATTTCAGTGAATAAGGCTCAACCCAAGATGGGTGAAGATCTTGATCATGGTTATAGAGGAGGTTACTCATCAAGTGGCAGGGGTCGCTATGCAGGTGGAGACAGGCCTGTAGCACAGGATGAATGCTACAAATGTGGGCGTTTTGGGCACTGGGCCCGAGATTGCCCTTCAGCTGGTGGTGGCCGAGTTGGGAGTGGCGGCATGTTCTCTTCAAGGTCAAGATATGGTGGGGCTGATGATCGTGGTGATCGCTTCAGAGATCGTGATCGATACATAGATGACCGTTATGATGGTGGACGCTATGGAGATAGAGACCGTTTTGACAGTAGAGATGATAGATATGGAAGCCGTGATCGTTATATTAGTGACAG TACTTCTGTAAACAATGCAGGTATCCACCTACTGGAGATCGATTTGGTGATCGTTATGCTGGTTCTGATCGTTTTCCTCAAAATGGTTTTGGCAAAGAGAGAGGGTATCGAGATGCTGCTCCAAGAGGTAATGATAGGTATGGAGCAGGAGGGCCAGCGCGAAACGACGGAAGAAGCTACCGGAACAGGGCTGGCCCTTATGATCGTCCGGGCATGGGAGGTCGCCCGTCTTCATTTGACCGCTATTAACAATTGTTACGCTGGCTCAACCTTTAGGTTAAAACAGTATGCTTAG